A DNA window from Halorubrum sp. DM2 contains the following coding sequences:
- a CDS encoding DUF6360 family protein, whose amino-acid sequence MSNRLLRVNAYTTLDFVDGRVRAHEFETEAPGVVNVTAPREDPEHVSLQVELDGTAVDDLPAHAEEFDLSPAQARELADALNDTADRVEAARRGSSADGDED is encoded by the coding sequence ATGAGCAACCGACTGCTGCGCGTCAACGCGTACACCACACTCGACTTCGTCGACGGCCGGGTCCGCGCCCACGAGTTCGAGACCGAGGCACCCGGCGTCGTGAACGTCACCGCGCCGCGCGAGGACCCCGAACACGTCAGCTTACAGGTCGAACTCGACGGGACTGCCGTCGACGACCTCCCGGCGCACGCCGAGGAGTTCGACCTCTCGCCGGCGCAGGCCAGAGAGCTCGCGGACGCGCTGAACGACACCGCGGACCGCGTCGAGGCGGCGCGCCGCGGATCGTCCGCGGACGGCGACGAGGACTGA
- a CDS encoding response regulator: protein MSERRETTTGPTVLVVDDDRNTADLYADYLDGYAVSTAYSGGEALDVLDETIDVVLLDRRMSTVTGDDVLESIRERKLHCRVVMVTAVEPDADILDLPFDDYLVKPVSADQIRDTVSQMHVRNGCDDMIREMFAIASKMATVESKMSVAELEASPAYAALEAEFDELRTEVENRDTEESMYVEFTDEKLRSLLS, encoded by the coding sequence ATGAGTGAACGGCGAGAGACGACCACCGGACCGACCGTGCTGGTCGTCGACGACGACAGAAACACGGCGGATCTCTACGCGGACTACCTCGATGGGTACGCGGTTTCGACCGCGTATTCCGGCGGTGAGGCGCTGGACGTCCTCGATGAAACGATCGATGTCGTCCTGCTCGATCGCCGGATGTCGACGGTGACCGGCGACGACGTGCTCGAGTCGATCCGAGAGCGAAAGCTCCATTGCCGGGTCGTGATGGTCACGGCGGTCGAACCCGACGCCGACATCCTCGACCTTCCGTTTGACGACTACTTAGTGAAACCCGTCTCGGCGGATCAGATCCGCGACACCGTCTCGCAGATGCACGTCCGTAACGGGTGTGACGACATGATCCGGGAGATGTTCGCGATCGCCTCCAAGATGGCGACCGTCGAGTCCAAGATGAGCGTCGCCGAACTCGAGGCCAGCCCGGCGTACGCGGCGCTTGAGGCGGAGTTCGACGAACTGCGAACCGAAGTCGAGAACCGCGATACGGAAGAGAGCATGTACGTCGAGTTCACCGACGAGAAGCTCCGAAGCCTGTTGAGCTGA
- a CDS encoding metalloprotease, which yields MSAGSTPSGRRIGGLYFSGTEIRDLLVAWLALGVAFMLFFVGGWNGIGRILAAGVFPPLFVALATAGVAFLLHEVAHKVVAVHYDQVAEFRADNSMLFLAVMSSLLGFIFAAPGAVHHRGRLTPREHGHIALAGPAVNLGLMVAFVPLFVLGGVLGSDLVTVLGSRGIAINAFLAAFNLVPYGPLDGKTVMGWSKPVWAAVFVPAALLAVGLVFVLGLGFAGPF from the coding sequence CCGCGACCTCCTCGTCGCGTGGCTCGCGCTCGGCGTCGCGTTCATGCTGTTCTTCGTCGGCGGGTGGAACGGGATCGGTCGGATACTCGCCGCGGGCGTGTTCCCGCCGCTTTTCGTCGCGCTCGCGACCGCCGGGGTCGCCTTCCTCCTCCACGAGGTCGCACACAAGGTGGTCGCGGTCCACTACGACCAGGTCGCCGAGTTCCGCGCGGACAACAGCATGCTGTTTCTGGCCGTGATGAGCTCGCTCTTAGGCTTCATCTTCGCCGCGCCGGGGGCGGTCCACCACCGCGGGCGGCTCACGCCGCGCGAACACGGTCACATCGCGCTCGCCGGCCCGGCCGTGAACCTCGGGCTGATGGTCGCGTTCGTCCCGCTCTTCGTCCTCGGCGGCGTCCTCGGGAGCGACCTCGTGACGGTCCTCGGCTCGCGCGGGATCGCGATCAACGCGTTTCTCGCGGCGTTCAACCTGGTCCCGTACGGCCCCCTCGACGGGAAGACGGTGATGGGGTGGAGCAAACCGGTGTGGGCGGCCGTCTTCGTCCCCGCCGCGCTGCTCGCGGTCGGGTTGGTGTTCGTCCTCGGACTCGGGTTCGCCGGGCCGTTCTGA
- the purM gene encoding phosphoribosylformylglycinamidine cyclo-ligase — protein sequence MSEGDGGDGGESAAAERETDELTYADAGVDVDASEAATAALIGAVGSGPEADESESDYAGLLDIGDRYLALATDGVGTKLLVAEALGDYSTVGIDCIAMNVNDLVAAGVRPVAFVDYLAVDEPDERFAEQVGEGLSEGAELADIELVGGETAVMPDVIRGLDLAGACVGLAAKDGVFDGQAKPGDALVGWRSSGVHSNGLTLAREAATRDHAYADACPFGDYETLGAALLEPTAIYTDLLDPMREHGVRGAAHVTGGGWTNLERLGGNRYVIDDAFDPQPVFEFVQSEGNVSDEEMYRTFNMGTGFVAALDPEAAEELAAGTDGRVIGRVAEGGDGDDEEGTVAIRGLEL from the coding sequence ATGTCCGAGGGCGACGGGGGCGACGGCGGGGAATCGGCGGCGGCCGAGCGGGAGACCGACGAACTCACCTACGCGGACGCGGGCGTCGACGTCGACGCGAGCGAGGCCGCGACCGCGGCGCTGATCGGCGCGGTCGGGTCGGGCCCCGAGGCGGACGAGTCCGAGAGCGACTACGCCGGGTTACTCGACATCGGCGACCGCTACCTCGCGCTCGCGACCGACGGGGTGGGGACGAAGCTGCTCGTCGCGGAGGCGCTCGGCGACTACTCGACGGTCGGGATCGACTGTATCGCGATGAACGTCAACGATCTCGTCGCGGCCGGCGTCCGACCGGTCGCGTTCGTCGACTACCTCGCGGTCGACGAGCCGGACGAGCGGTTCGCCGAACAGGTCGGCGAGGGGCTCTCTGAGGGTGCTGAACTGGCCGACATCGAACTCGTCGGCGGCGAGACCGCGGTGATGCCCGACGTGATTCGGGGACTCGACCTCGCCGGTGCCTGCGTCGGTCTCGCCGCGAAGGACGGCGTGTTCGACGGGCAGGCCAAGCCGGGCGACGCCCTGGTCGGCTGGCGCTCCTCCGGGGTCCACTCGAACGGGCTCACGCTGGCGCGGGAGGCGGCCACGCGAGACCACGCGTACGCCGACGCCTGTCCGTTCGGCGACTACGAGACGCTCGGCGCGGCGCTGCTCGAACCGACTGCGATATACACCGACCTGCTCGACCCGATGCGCGAACACGGCGTCCGCGGTGCGGCCCACGTCACCGGCGGCGGCTGGACGAACCTCGAACGGCTCGGCGGGAACCGGTACGTGATCGACGACGCCTTCGACCCGCAGCCGGTCTTCGAGTTCGTACAGTCGGAAGGGAACGTCTCCGACGAGGAGATGTACCGCACGTTCAACATGGGGACCGGGTTCGTGGCCGCGCTGGACCCCGAGGCGGCCGAGGAGTTGGCGGCGGGGACGGACGGGCGCGTGATCGGGCGCGTGGCGGAGGGCGGTGACGGAGACGACGAGGAGGGAACCGTCGCGATCCGCGGGCTGGAGCTGTAG